From the genome of Streptomyces sp. NBC_00659, one region includes:
- the pheA gene encoding prephenate dehydratase, protein MSATRYTYLGPEGTFTEAALRTLPEAATRELVPMVSVPAALDAVRGGQAAGALVPIENSVEGGVTATLDELAKGDQLMIYREVVLPIAFALLVRPGTALKDVKTVTGHPVAQPQVRNWLAAHLPDAVWESAASNADGARLVQEGRFDAAFAGEFAAATYGLEPLVTEIHDAANAETRFVLVGRPARPAAPTGADKTSVVIWLGDDHPGALLELLQEFAVRGVNLMRIESRPTGQGIGNYCFSVDAEGHITDRRVGEALMGLKRICPQVRFLGSYPRAGVALEDVRPLRPGTSDHEFSAASDWLARCADGRF, encoded by the coding sequence ATGTCGGCGACGCGCTACACCTATCTCGGCCCCGAGGGTACGTTCACCGAGGCCGCCCTTCGCACGCTTCCCGAGGCCGCGACGCGGGAGCTGGTTCCCATGGTGTCCGTCCCGGCCGCGCTCGACGCGGTACGCGGTGGCCAGGCCGCGGGCGCCCTCGTCCCGATCGAGAACTCCGTCGAGGGCGGCGTCACCGCCACCCTCGACGAGCTGGCCAAGGGCGACCAGCTGATGATCTACCGCGAGGTCGTGCTGCCGATCGCCTTCGCCCTGCTGGTCAGGCCCGGCACGGCGCTGAAGGACGTCAAGACGGTCACCGGACACCCGGTCGCCCAGCCGCAGGTGCGCAACTGGCTCGCCGCGCATCTGCCGGACGCCGTCTGGGAGTCGGCGGCCTCGAACGCGGACGGCGCCCGGCTGGTCCAGGAGGGCCGTTTCGACGCGGCCTTCGCGGGCGAGTTCGCCGCGGCCACGTACGGCCTCGAACCGCTGGTGACCGAGATCCACGACGCGGCGAACGCCGAGACCCGCTTCGTACTGGTCGGCCGCCCGGCCCGGCCCGCCGCGCCGACCGGCGCCGACAAGACCTCCGTGGTCATCTGGCTCGGCGACGACCACCCCGGAGCGCTGCTCGAACTGCTCCAGGAATTCGCCGTGCGCGGCGTCAACCTGATGCGGATCGAGTCCCGCCCGACCGGCCAGGGAATCGGCAATTACTGCTTCTCGGTGGACGCCGAGGGGCACATCACCGACCGCCGGGTGGGCGAGGCGTTGATGGGTCTCAAGCGGATCTGTCCCCAAGTGCGCTTTCTCGGTTCCTATCCCCGGGCCGGCGTCGCCCTGGAGGACGTACGGCCGCTGCGGCCCGGAACGTCGGACCACGAGTTCTCCGCGGCCTCGGACTGGCTCGCGCGCTGCGCCGACGGCCGGTTCTGA
- the serS gene encoding serine--tRNA ligase — MIDLRLLREDPDRVRASQRARGEDVALVDSLLSADERRRSSGVRFDELRSEQKSLGKLIPKATPDERAELLKKAEQLKTDVKAAEAEQNDADEETKRLLLQLGNLVHPDVPVGGEEDFVVLETHGTIRDFAAEGFEPKDHLELGEALGAIDVERGAKVSGSRFYYLTGVGALLELALVNAAIAQATEAGFTPMLTPALVRPRAMEGTGFLGQAAENVYHLEKDDYYLVGTSEVPLAAYHMDEILDADKLPMRYAGFSPCFRREAGTYGKDTRGIFRVHQFDKVEMFSYVDPADAENEHQRLLEWEKQWLTGLELPFQVIDVASGDLGSSASRKFDCEAWIPTQGKYRELTSASNCDGFQARRLSVRMRDGKKIQPLATLNGTLCAVPRTIVAILENHQLADGSVRVPEVLRPYLGGREVLEPISK; from the coding sequence GTGATTGACCTTCGCCTGCTCCGTGAGGACCCCGACCGTGTTCGCGCCTCCCAGCGCGCCCGTGGAGAGGATGTCGCGCTCGTCGACTCCCTCCTCTCCGCCGACGAGCGGCGCAGGTCGTCCGGCGTCCGCTTCGACGAGCTGCGTTCCGAGCAGAAGTCGCTCGGCAAACTGATCCCCAAGGCCACCCCGGACGAGCGCGCCGAGCTGCTGAAGAAGGCCGAGCAGCTCAAGACCGACGTCAAGGCCGCCGAGGCCGAACAGAACGACGCGGACGAGGAGACCAAGCGGCTTCTCCTCCAGCTCGGCAACCTGGTGCACCCCGACGTCCCGGTCGGCGGCGAGGAGGACTTCGTCGTCCTGGAGACGCACGGGACCATCCGCGACTTCGCCGCCGAGGGCTTCGAGCCCAAGGACCACCTGGAACTCGGCGAGGCCCTGGGCGCCATCGACGTCGAGCGCGGCGCCAAGGTGTCGGGCTCGCGTTTCTACTACCTGACCGGCGTCGGCGCGCTCCTGGAGCTCGCCCTCGTCAACGCGGCGATCGCGCAGGCCACCGAGGCCGGCTTCACGCCGATGCTGACCCCGGCGCTGGTCCGCCCGCGCGCCATGGAGGGCACCGGCTTCCTCGGCCAGGCCGCGGAGAACGTGTACCACCTGGAGAAGGACGACTACTACCTGGTCGGCACCTCCGAGGTCCCCCTCGCGGCGTACCACATGGACGAGATCCTCGACGCCGACAAGCTGCCGATGCGCTACGCCGGTTTCTCGCCGTGCTTCCGCCGCGAGGCCGGCACGTACGGCAAGGACACCCGCGGCATCTTCCGCGTGCACCAGTTCGACAAGGTCGAGATGTTCTCGTACGTCGACCCCGCGGACGCCGAGAACGAGCACCAGCGGCTCCTCGAATGGGAGAAGCAGTGGCTGACCGGCCTCGAACTGCCCTTCCAGGTGATCGACGTGGCCAGCGGTGACCTGGGTTCCTCGGCCTCCCGCAAGTTCGACTGCGAGGCGTGGATCCCGACCCAGGGCAAGTACCGTGAGCTGACGTCGGCCTCCAACTGCGACGGCTTCCAGGCCCGCCGGCTGTCCGTCCGCATGCGCGACGGCAAGAAGATCCAGCCGCTGGCCACACTGAACGGCACCCTGTGCGCCGTCCCGCGCACCATCGTCGCGATCCTGGAGAACCACCAGCTCGCCGACGGTTCGGTGCGGGTTCCCGAGGTGCTGCGCCCCTACCTGGGTGGCCGTGAGGTTCTGGAGCCGATCTCCAAGTGA
- a CDS encoding HAD family hydrolase: MTSTTGSTGASGATEPAFPYKLVATDLDGTLLRSDESVSARTRDALAAVTEAGAAHIVVTGRAVPWTRHVLDELGYQGLAVCGQGAQVYDAGEHRLLTSVTLDRQLAGLALAKIEAEVGPLLLAASRDGLDGDVLVGPGYRRLEGALPVVPLKDAADLWSAPLNKVYVQHPTLSDDELAAVAVKVAGGLVGVTMAGPGVVELLPLGLSKATGLSLAARRLGLKAADTIAFGDMPNDLPMFAWAAHGVAMANAHADLKAIADEVTSSNEEDGIAVVLERLLTRP; encoded by the coding sequence GTGACCAGCACCACCGGTTCGACGGGAGCGTCCGGAGCCACGGAGCCGGCCTTCCCGTACAAGCTCGTCGCGACCGATCTCGACGGGACGCTGCTGCGTTCCGACGAGTCGGTCTCGGCCCGCACACGTGACGCGCTCGCCGCGGTGACCGAGGCGGGCGCGGCCCACATCGTCGTCACCGGGCGCGCGGTGCCCTGGACGCGGCACGTCCTCGACGAGCTCGGCTATCAGGGCCTCGCGGTCTGCGGCCAGGGCGCGCAGGTCTACGACGCGGGGGAGCACCGGCTCCTCACCTCGGTGACCCTGGACCGGCAGCTGGCCGGTCTGGCGCTCGCCAAGATCGAGGCGGAGGTCGGACCGCTGCTGCTGGCCGCGAGCCGCGACGGGCTCGACGGCGACGTGCTGGTCGGCCCCGGCTACCGCAGGCTGGAGGGTGCGCTGCCGGTCGTCCCGCTCAAGGACGCGGCGGACCTGTGGTCGGCCCCTCTGAACAAGGTGTACGTCCAGCATCCGACGCTTTCCGACGACGAGCTCGCGGCCGTGGCCGTGAAGGTCGCGGGCGGACTCGTCGGTGTCACGATGGCGGGCCCGGGCGTGGTGGAACTGCTCCCGCTCGGCCTCTCCAAGGCGACGGGGCTGTCCCTGGCGGCCCGGCGCCTGGGCCTCAAGGCCGCGGACACCATCGCCTTCGGTGACATGCCGAACGATCTCCCGATGTTCGCCTGGGCGGCCCACGGGGTGGCCATGGCCAACGCCCACGCCGATCTCAAGGCGATCGCGGACGAGGTGACGTCCTCGAACGAGGAGGACGGGATCGCGGTCGTGCTGGAGCGGTTGCTGACGCGCCCGTAG
- a CDS encoding SGM_3592 family protein, which produces MTTEEPGAGGREQAGNGSGDGPGDTAGEPWDDLVLDEDFVRSAETAEPSARARMLAARWRESGPEPQPWRSDEPPAGWFFSKGRRRRWRRK; this is translated from the coding sequence ATGACGACCGAGGAACCGGGAGCCGGCGGCCGGGAACAGGCCGGGAACGGCTCCGGTGACGGGCCGGGGGACACGGCGGGGGAGCCGTGGGACGACCTCGTCCTCGACGAGGACTTCGTACGGTCCGCGGAGACGGCCGAACCGTCGGCCCGCGCGCGTATGCTCGCCGCCCGCTGGCGTGAGTCGGGCCCCGAACCGCAGCCCTGGCGCTCGGACGAGCCGCCCGCGGGGTGGTTCTTCAGCAAGGGGCGCCGACGCAGATGGCGCCGCAAGTGA
- a CDS encoding ABC transporter permease, giving the protein MYDPTVARLTYRGLLGRRRALILGVLPVLLIVLSLAVRSFSGADDQVASDLLGGFALATMVPIIGVIAGTGAIGPEIDDGSVVYLLAKPLKRPTIIFTKLIVAIAVTMAFSAVPTFIAGMILNGNGQQIAVAYTVAALVASIAYAAMFLLLGTVTRHAVVFGLVYALVWEALFGSLVSGARTLSVQQWALAVGHKVTGGDIVTSDVSLPTATVLLIVVTVLATWYAGQRLRSLTLAGEE; this is encoded by the coding sequence ATGTACGACCCCACAGTCGCCCGGCTCACCTACCGGGGCCTGCTCGGCCGCCGGCGGGCACTCATCCTCGGCGTCCTGCCCGTCCTGCTCATCGTGCTCTCCCTGGCCGTCCGGAGCTTCTCCGGAGCCGACGACCAGGTGGCCTCGGACCTGCTCGGCGGGTTCGCCCTCGCCACGATGGTGCCGATCATCGGCGTCATCGCCGGCACGGGAGCCATCGGACCCGAGATCGACGACGGCTCGGTGGTGTATCTGCTGGCCAAGCCCCTGAAACGGCCCACGATCATCTTCACCAAGCTGATCGTCGCGATCGCCGTCACCATGGCCTTCTCGGCGGTGCCGACCTTCATCGCGGGCATGATCCTCAACGGCAACGGCCAGCAGATCGCCGTCGCCTACACCGTGGCCGCCCTGGTCGCCTCGATCGCCTACGCCGCGATGTTCCTGCTCCTCGGGACCGTGACCCGGCACGCGGTGGTCTTCGGACTCGTCTACGCGCTCGTCTGGGAAGCCCTGTTCGGGTCCCTGGTGTCCGGCGCGCGCACGCTCAGCGTCCAGCAGTGGGCGCTCGCCGTGGGCCACAAGGTCACCGGCGGTGACATCGTCACCTCGGACGTGAGCCTGCCGACCGCGACGGTCCTGCTGATCGTGGTCACCGTCCTCGCCACCTGGTATGCGGGGCAGCGGCTGCGGTCGCTGACGCTGGCCGGCGAGGAGTGA
- a CDS encoding ABC transporter ATP-binding protein, whose translation MTTLNIDHVSRWFGNVVAVNDITMTIGPGVTGLLGPNGAGKSTLINMMGGFLAPSTGTVTLDGKPTWRNEDIYRHIGIVPEREAMYDFLTGREFVVANAELHGLGAKAADRALATVEMQYAQDRKISTYSKGMRQRVKMASALVHDPSLLLLDEPFNGMDPRQRMQLMDLLRRMGDEGRTVLFSSHILEEVEQLAAHIEVIVAGRHAASGDFRRIRRLMTDRPHRYLVRSSDDRALAAALIADPSTSGIEVDLAEGALRIQAVDFGRFTTLLPKVAREHGIRLLTVSPSDESLESVFSYLVAA comes from the coding sequence GTGACCACGCTCAACATCGACCACGTCTCACGCTGGTTCGGCAACGTGGTGGCGGTCAACGACATCACGATGACGATCGGCCCCGGCGTCACCGGACTGCTCGGCCCGAACGGCGCCGGGAAGTCCACCCTCATCAACATGATGGGCGGCTTCCTCGCACCCTCCACCGGCACCGTCACCCTCGACGGCAAGCCGACCTGGCGCAACGAGGACATCTACCGCCACATCGGCATCGTCCCCGAGCGCGAGGCGATGTACGACTTCCTCACCGGACGCGAGTTCGTCGTCGCCAACGCCGAGCTGCACGGCCTCGGCGCGAAGGCCGCCGACCGGGCCCTCGCCACCGTCGAGATGCAGTACGCGCAGGACCGCAAGATCTCCACGTACTCCAAGGGCATGCGCCAGCGCGTGAAGATGGCGTCCGCGCTGGTCCACGACCCCTCCCTGCTGCTCCTCGACGAGCCGTTCAACGGCATGGACCCGCGCCAGCGCATGCAGCTCATGGATCTGCTGCGCCGCATGGGCGACGAGGGCCGCACCGTGCTGTTCTCGTCCCACATCCTTGAAGAGGTGGAGCAACTCGCCGCCCACATCGAGGTGATCGTCGCCGGACGGCACGCGGCGAGCGGTGACTTCCGGCGCATCCGCCGGCTGATGACCGACCGCCCGCACCGCTATCTGGTCCGCTCCAGCGACGACCGGGCCCTGGCCGCCGCACTCATCGCCGACCCGTCGACGTCCGGCATCGAAGTCGACCTCGCCGAAGGCGCGTTGCGCATCCAGGCCGTCGACTTCGGCCGGTTCACCACCCTGTTGCCGAAGGTCGCGCGCGAGCACGGCATCCGGCTGCTGACGGTGTCGCCGTCCGACGAGTCGCTGGAATCCGTCTTCTCGTATCTTGTCGCGGCGTAG
- a CDS encoding ABC transporter permease has product MAVEHPLTQQGEQTRIHNIGYRTYDGPRLGRAYARRSLYSQSLRGSYGLGRSVKSKVLPMLLFVVMCVPALIMVAVAVATKAKDLPVDYTRYAVIMQAVIGLYVASQGPQAVSRDLRFKTVPLYFSRPIETADYVRAKYAALASALFILTAAPLIVLYVGALLAKLDFSDQSKGFGQGLLSVALLSLLFAGIGLVISAITPRRGFGIAAVIAALTISYGAVSTVQAIAFERSSSGAVPWLGLFSPITLIDGVQTAFLGASSAFPGEVGPSSAQGVVYLVVVLGLIAGCYGLLMRRYRKVGL; this is encoded by the coding sequence ATGGCGGTTGAGCACCCCCTCACCCAGCAGGGTGAGCAGACCCGTATCCACAACATCGGCTACCGCACCTACGACGGCCCGCGCCTGGGACGCGCCTACGCCCGCCGCTCCCTCTACTCGCAGTCCCTGCGCGGCTCCTACGGACTCGGCCGCTCGGTCAAGTCCAAGGTCCTGCCGATGCTGCTCTTCGTCGTGATGTGCGTCCCCGCGCTGATCATGGTGGCCGTCGCGGTGGCCACCAAGGCGAAGGACCTGCCCGTCGACTACACGCGCTACGCGGTGATCATGCAGGCGGTCATCGGCCTGTACGTCGCCTCGCAGGGCCCCCAGGCAGTCTCCCGGGACCTGCGGTTCAAGACCGTCCCGCTGTACTTCTCCCGCCCCATCGAGACCGCCGACTACGTGCGCGCCAAGTACGCGGCTCTGGCCTCGGCTCTGTTCATCCTCACGGCCGCCCCGCTGATCGTGCTCTATGTGGGCGCGCTGCTGGCCAAGCTCGACTTCTCCGACCAGAGCAAGGGCTTCGGACAGGGACTGCTCTCCGTGGCACTGCTCTCGCTGCTCTTCGCCGGTATCGGCCTGGTGATCTCGGCGATCACCCCGCGCCGCGGCTTCGGCATCGCGGCCGTCATCGCCGCCCTGACGATCTCCTACGGCGCGGTCTCCACCGTCCAGGCCATCGCCTTCGAGCGCTCCAGCAGCGGAGCCGTCCCGTGGCTCGGGCTCTTCTCGCCGATCACGCTCATCGACGGAGTGCAGACGGCCTTCCTCGGCGCCTCCTCCGCCTTCCCCGGCGAGGTGGGCCCCTCGTCCGCTCAGGGCGTCGTCTACCTCGTCGTCGTCCTGGGTCTCATCGCGGGCTGCTACGGCCTTCTGATGCGCCGCTACCGAAAGGTCGGGCTGTGA
- a CDS encoding ABC transporter ATP-binding protein — translation MIATESLSKRYPRVTALDRLSVDVGPGVTGLVGANGAGKSTLIKILLGLSPATEGRAHVLGLDVATEGAAIRERVGYMPEHDCLPPDVSATEFVVHMARMSGLPPAAARERTADTLRHVGLYEERYRPIGGYSTGMKQRVKLAQALVHDPQLVFLDEPTNGLDPVGRDDMLGLIRRIHTDFGISVLVTSHLLGELERTCDHVVVVDGGKLLRSSSTTDFTKSTTTLAIEVTDSDRHPDGTGAVREVLHARGIETHDGGGLPGAGHILLLTTESEDTYDLVRDVVADLGLGLVRMEQRRHHIAEVFTDSDEQRKEAVGHGG, via the coding sequence GTGATCGCGACCGAAAGCCTGAGCAAGCGGTACCCCCGGGTGACCGCTCTTGACCGGCTCTCCGTGGACGTCGGGCCCGGTGTGACCGGACTCGTCGGAGCCAACGGAGCCGGCAAGTCCACACTGATCAAGATCCTGCTGGGTCTGTCCCCCGCCACCGAGGGCCGCGCACACGTGCTCGGCCTCGACGTCGCCACCGAGGGCGCCGCCATCCGCGAGCGGGTCGGGTACATGCCCGAGCACGACTGCCTGCCGCCCGACGTCTCGGCCACCGAGTTCGTCGTCCACATGGCGCGGATGTCCGGTCTGCCGCCGGCCGCGGCCCGCGAGCGCACCGCGGACACCCTGCGCCACGTCGGTCTGTACGAGGAGCGCTACCGCCCCATCGGCGGCTACTCCACGGGCATGAAACAGCGCGTCAAACTCGCGCAGGCCCTCGTCCACGACCCCCAGCTGGTCTTCCTGGACGAACCGACCAACGGCCTGGACCCGGTCGGCCGCGACGACATGCTCGGACTGATCCGCCGCATCCACACGGACTTCGGCATCTCGGTCCTGGTCACCTCGCACCTCCTGGGCGAACTGGAACGCACCTGCGACCACGTCGTGGTCGTCGACGGCGGCAAGCTGCTGCGCTCCAGCTCCACGACGGACTTCACCAAGAGCACCACCACCCTCGCCATCGAGGTCACCGACAGTGACCGACACCCGGACGGCACGGGCGCGGTCCGCGAGGTGCTCCACGCGCGCGGGATCGAGACCCACGACGGCGGCGGGCTGCCGGGCGCCGGACACATCCTGCTGCTCACCACCGAGAGCGAGGACACCTACGACCTCGTCCGCGACGTGGTCGCCGATCTCGGCCTCGGGCTGGTCCGCATGGAACAGCGCAGACACCACATCGCCGAGGTCTTCACCGACAGCGACGAACAGCGGAAGGAGGCGGTCGGCCATGGCGGTTGA